In the Aliarcobacter cryaerophilus genome, one interval contains:
- a CDS encoding response regulator, with protein MAKLLIVDDSTMLRDMLNYALNEGGYTDVVEAVDGVDGLAKAKNTNFDLIITDVNMPNMDGLTLIGELRKIPQYLKTPILVLTTERSDEMKAKGKFAGATGWIVKPFVPDQLLKAVNIVLSR; from the coding sequence ATGGCTAAACTTTTAATAGTAGATGATTCTACAATGCTTAGGGATATGTTAAACTACGCTTTAAACGAGGGTGGTTATACAGATGTTGTTGAAGCAGTAGATGGAGTAGATGGTCTAGCTAAGGCAAAAAATACAAATTTTGATTTAATTATTACAGATGTTAATATGCCAAATATGGATGGTTTAACCTTAATTGGTGAACTTAGAAAAATTCCTCAATATTTAAAAACACCTATTTTAGTTTTAACAACTGAAAGAAGTGATGAAATGAAAGCTAAGGGTAAATTTGCAGGAGCTACTGGTTGGATTGTTAAGCCTTTTGTTCCAGATCAGCTTTTAAAGGCTGTAAATATAGTGCTAAGTAGATAA
- a CDS encoding LPS-assembly protein LptD — protein sequence MHKIVVSLALASLLIQANAQELNMEKLQLVAKDVDTKNNIITAVGDVVAYSPTYYLSSDKMVYDKDREILELFDNVLIIKDNKIQTQSNYAYVDMKNDIINQDPVFLMDNSSNIWSNSKEANKDKDLITLENSILSSCDCIDPIWSIRSSSSDYDTEAMWMNTYNPRLYIKNVPVFYLPYFGFPTDTTRRTGLLLPTMGYSSSEGFLYSQPIFIAPADNYDIELIPQIRTKRGYGSYANFRYADSPDSMLNLKTGYFKEFNNYRREEKLENSEHYGLDIDYERKNIFSTKKEHQDGVFTSVRYLNDIEYIILKEDDGNLGTDKKVESKVNYFYNTPEYYGGVYGKYYIDASKKSNANTLQELPQVQFHSYNKELFLENLIYSIDTKAQNFTRKEGLNAKIYDITVPISYTKNILDDYMYLGVENRTILTQYDYSNSLYNNLRYEDGTLIQNRTSFIVGTDLIKPYSDYIHTLNLNASYDIPENLRKDGDLYNITVKENQPLKYDELSVFPTLQEQKTIKLSLNQSIYDKENLKQFINHKMSQSILYNSVDEPKFQDLDNYVKINHDYGSLSGKVVYNMDDNKVVEGSFDNSLSYEDLTFSAGYYYSKKTNNEFNTRDDLESYRLSTSYKLAKDYSIKYYENYDLQEKRRNRQGIGLNIDDSCWNLDLLLEKEITPRSRYVQSTRSYDSYEQTIVYAVLMLKPIGGIRQKSIVQNSDK from the coding sequence AGCTCAGATAAAATGGTTTACGATAAAGATAGAGAGATTTTAGAACTTTTTGATAATGTATTAATTATCAAAGATAATAAAATCCAAACTCAAAGTAACTATGCTTATGTAGATATGAAAAATGATATTATAAATCAAGATCCAGTATTTTTAATGGATAACAGTTCAAACATTTGGTCAAACTCTAAAGAGGCAAATAAAGATAAAGATCTAATAACTCTTGAAAACTCTATTTTATCTTCTTGTGATTGTATAGATCCAATTTGGAGTATTAGATCATCAAGTAGTGATTATGATACTGAAGCTATGTGGATGAATACATATAATCCTAGACTTTATATAAAAAATGTTCCTGTATTTTATCTTCCATATTTTGGGTTTCCAACAGATACAACTAGAAGAACAGGACTTTTACTTCCAACTATGGGATATTCAAGTAGTGAAGGTTTTTTATATTCACAACCAATATTTATAGCTCCAGCTGATAATTATGATATTGAGTTAATTCCTCAAATTAGAACGAAAAGAGGGTATGGAAGCTACGCAAATTTTAGATACGCTGATAGCCCTGATAGTATGCTTAATTTAAAAACAGGATATTTCAAAGAGTTTAATAATTATAGAAGAGAAGAAAAGCTTGAAAATAGTGAGCATTATGGTTTAGATATTGATTATGAAAGAAAAAATATTTTTTCAACAAAAAAAGAGCATCAAGATGGAGTTTTTACCTCTGTTAGATACTTAAATGATATTGAATATATTATATTAAAAGAAGATGATGGTAATTTAGGAACTGATAAAAAAGTAGAATCTAAAGTAAACTATTTTTATAATACACCTGAATATTATGGTGGAGTTTATGGAAAATACTATATAGATGCTTCAAAAAAATCAAATGCTAACACTTTACAAGAGTTGCCGCAAGTTCAGTTTCACTCATACAACAAAGAGTTGTTTTTAGAAAACCTTATATACTCTATAGATACAAAAGCTCAAAATTTTACAAGAAAAGAGGGCTTAAATGCAAAAATCTATGATATAACTGTTCCTATTAGTTATACAAAAAATATCTTAGATGACTATATGTATTTAGGAGTTGAAAATAGAACTATTTTAACTCAATATGATTACAGTAACTCTTTATATAATAATTTAAGATATGAAGATGGAACTTTAATCCAAAATAGAACATCTTTTATTGTTGGAACAGATTTAATAAAACCATATAGTGACTATATTCATACTTTAAACTTAAATGCTAGTTATGATATTCCTGAAAATTTAAGAAAAGATGGAGATTTATACAATATAACAGTAAAAGAGAATCAGCCACTAAAATATGATGAATTAAGTGTTTTTCCAACTTTACAAGAACAAAAAACGATAAAATTATCTTTAAATCAATCAATTTATGATAAAGAGAATTTAAAGCAGTTTATAAATCATAAGATGTCGCAATCCATCTTATATAATAGTGTAGATGAGCCAAAATTTCAAGATTTAGATAACTACGTAAAGATAAATCATGATTATGGTTCATTATCTGGAAAAGTTGTTTATAATATGGATGATAACAAAGTTGTTGAAGGAAGTTTTGATAACTCATTAAGTTACGAAGATTTAACTTTTAGTGCTGGTTATTATTATAGTAAGAAGACAAACAATGAATTTAATACAAGAGATGATTTAGAATCATATAGATTATCAACTTCTTATAAACTGGCTAAAGATTACTCTATAAAATATTATGAAAACTATGATTTACAAGAAAAGAGAAGAAATAGACAAGGAATAGGGTTAAATATAGATGATAGTTGTTGGAATTTAGATTTGCTACTTGAAAAAGAGATAACTCCTAGAAGTAGATATGTTCAGAGTACAAGAAGTTATGATAGTTATGAGCAAACTATTGTATATGCTGTTTTAATGCTAAAACCAATTGGTGGAATAAGACAAAAGTCTATAGTTCAAAATAGTGATAAATAA
- a CDS encoding phosphoribosyltransferase family protein, whose translation MSKDKIYFKNREEAAYKLLEILPIDSMRLEEWTVIACSYGGYEIAKIVADSLDAEFDIMFNEKIYAPQNDECEIAVVTELEEVLIHEELVKAFDINLDSIYIMSKEIYKDNIRPIAYRFRNGEKFQNLAGKNVLIVDEDINVGLVMMACIKTIINQKVKSISVATPILSTASIKAIDSITDDLYYIKSLDHFIEAEYYYDTFEEITYEDINRIKNEGKEKE comes from the coding sequence ATGAGTAAAGATAAAATATATTTCAAAAATAGAGAAGAGGCAGCTTATAAACTATTAGAGATATTACCAATAGATAGTATGAGGCTTGAAGAGTGGACGGTAATTGCTTGTTCATATGGTGGTTATGAAATTGCAAAAATAGTAGCAGATAGTTTGGATGCAGAATTTGATATTATGTTTAATGAAAAGATTTATGCTCCACAAAATGATGAGTGTGAAATAGCAGTTGTAACAGAACTAGAAGAAGTTTTAATACATGAAGAGTTAGTTAAAGCTTTTGATATAAATCTTGATTCAATATATATCATGTCTAAAGAGATATATAAGGATAATATAAGGCCAATAGCATATAGATTTAGAAATGGTGAAAAATTTCAAAATTTGGCTGGAAAAAATGTTTTAATTGTGGATGAGGATATAAATGTTGGTTTAGTTATGATGGCTTGTATAAAAACTATTATAAACCAAAAAGTAAAATCTATAAGTGTAGCAACTCCAATACTATCAACTGCTAGTATAAAAGCAATAGATAGTATTACAGATGATTTATATTATATAAAAAGTCTTGATCATTTTATTGAAGCAGAGTATTATTATGATACTTTTGAAGAGATAACTTACGAAGATATAAATAGAATTAAAAATGAAGGAAAAGAAAAAGAATGA
- a CDS encoding polyribonucleotide nucleotidyltransferase, translating to MIIKCELELNEQKEIFEFNKIAKQANGAVLAQMGNAVVIAAVASEFDNPVSEDFTPLTVQYIEKTYASAKLPGGFIKREGKPSDFETLTSRVIDRSLRPLFPKGFVYPTTITVMVVSADKNVDLQTLALNAANAALYTSNLPIKKSVCGVRVGKIDNKLVINPTKDDLENSTLDLYIAGSKDELLMIEMKTISSLNDSKHFTNEMEEQTLIEAIAFAQEALKKANIAYETNFEKACKVKANVELVEFAIEKDVIDYVRDNFSNDIKDAIKKLAKSERAVELKELAKNIAKNDYCTINEVEFKTIFEAVNIVKRELVRAMIVNEKVRADGRGLKDVRPINIETNILPSAHSSCLFTRGETQALVVGTIAGAKDGQMYEVLTDKSTSMENLMVHYNFPGFSVGEAKPIFSVGRRELGHGNLAKKALESTINKNFKDTFRIVSEILESNGSSSMATVCGGSLALKAANIPVSDLVAGVAMGMVVEGDKYSILTDIMGLEDHDGDMDFKVAGTSKGITALQMDIKLGGIELNVLQEALLQAKEGRVHILNIMEEASKDIVSSPALPKIEEFEVDSSKMMVIIGKGGATIKEIIEKYSVNIDLDRDNGVVKVSGEDSSKITEASDFIKDLVNNSTSYKAPVKIDFEKLYGVDEIVSGKVERIVDFGAFILLAKGGEGLLHISKISKQRVEKVSDILSVGQEIEVKVLKIQKDKIELGLN from the coding sequence ATGATAATAAAATGCGAATTAGAGCTAAATGAACAAAAAGAGATTTTTGAGTTTAATAAAATTGCTAAACAAGCAAATGGTGCTGTATTAGCTCAAATGGGAAATGCAGTTGTAATAGCCGCAGTTGCTAGTGAATTTGATAATCCTGTAAGTGAAGATTTTACTCCTCTTACTGTTCAATATATAGAAAAAACATATGCTTCTGCAAAACTTCCTGGAGGGTTTATAAAAAGAGAGGGAAAACCAAGCGATTTTGAAACTCTAACTTCAAGAGTAATAGATAGAAGTTTAAGACCACTTTTTCCAAAAGGTTTTGTATATCCAACAACAATAACTGTAATGGTTGTAAGTGCTGATAAAAATGTAGATTTACAAACATTAGCTCTAAATGCTGCAAATGCTGCTCTTTATACTTCTAATTTACCTATTAAAAAATCTGTTTGTGGTGTAAGAGTTGGAAAAATTGACAATAAACTTGTAATAAATCCAACAAAAGATGATTTAGAAAATTCTACTTTAGATTTATATATAGCTGGTTCAAAAGATGAATTACTTATGATTGAGATGAAAACAATCTCTTCTTTAAATGATTCTAAACACTTTACAAACGAGATGGAAGAACAAACTTTAATAGAAGCGATAGCTTTTGCACAAGAGGCATTAAAAAAAGCAAATATAGCTTATGAAACAAATTTTGAAAAAGCTTGTAAAGTAAAGGCTAATGTAGAATTAGTTGAGTTTGCAATAGAAAAAGATGTAATTGATTATGTAAGAGATAATTTTTCAAATGATATAAAAGATGCTATCAAAAAATTAGCAAAAAGTGAAAGAGCAGTTGAGTTAAAAGAGTTGGCAAAAAATATAGCAAAAAATGATTATTGTACTATAAATGAAGTTGAATTTAAAACAATTTTTGAAGCAGTTAATATTGTAAAACGAGAATTAGTTAGAGCTATGATAGTAAATGAAAAAGTAAGAGCAGATGGAAGAGGCCTTAAAGATGTAAGACCAATAAATATTGAGACAAATATTTTACCATCAGCTCACTCTTCTTGTCTTTTTACAAGAGGTGAAACACAAGCTTTGGTTGTAGGAACGATTGCTGGAGCAAAAGATGGACAAATGTATGAAGTTTTAACAGACAAATCAACATCTATGGAAAATCTTATGGTTCATTATAATTTCCCTGGATTTAGTGTTGGTGAAGCAAAACCAATTTTTAGCGTAGGAAGAAGAGAGTTAGGTCACGGAAATCTAGCAAAAAAAGCATTAGAATCTACTATAAATAAGAACTTCAAAGATACTTTTAGAATAGTTTCAGAAATTTTAGAATCAAACGGTTCTTCTTCTATGGCAACTGTTTGTGGTGGTTCATTGGCACTTAAAGCTGCGAATATTCCAGTTTCAGATCTTGTAGCAGGAGTTGCTATGGGAATGGTTGTTGAAGGTGATAAATATTCTATTTTAACTGATATTATGGGACTTGAAGACCATGATGGAGATATGGATTTTAAAGTTGCTGGAACTTCAAAAGGTATTACAGCTTTACAAATGGATATAAAACTTGGTGGAATTGAATTAAATGTTCTACAAGAAGCACTTTTGCAAGCAAAAGAGGGTAGAGTTCATATTTTAAATATTATGGAAGAAGCAAGTAAAGATATAGTTTCAAGTCCTGCTTTACCAAAAATTGAAGAGTTTGAAGTTGATAGTTCTAAAATGATGGTTATTATTGGAAAAGGTGGAGCTACGATTAAAGAGATTATCGAAAAATACTCTGTAAATATAGATTTAGATAGAGATAATGGAGTTGTTAAAGTAAGTGGAGAAGACTCTTCTAAAATTACAGAAGCAAGCGATTTTATAAAAGATTTAGTAAATAACTCAACTTCATACAAAGCACCAGTAAAAATAGATTTTGAAAAACTTTACGGTGTAGATGAAATTGTTTCTGGAAAAGTTGAAAGAATAGTTGATTTTGGTGCGTTTATTCTTCTTGCAAAAGGTGGAGAAGGTCTTTTACATATATCTAAAATTTCAAAACAAAGAGTAGAAAAAGTAAGCGATATTCTAAGTGTTGGACAAGAAATAGAGGTAAAAGTTCTAAAAATCCAAAAAGATAAAATAGAACTAGGTTTAAATTAA